A single Triticum dicoccoides isolate Atlit2015 ecotype Zavitan chromosome 2A, WEW_v2.0, whole genome shotgun sequence DNA region contains:
- the LOC119355954 gene encoding protein phosphatase 2C 53-like — protein MDALGAALPRLALADADAGPDDACGSPCSVASDCSSVASADFEGLFSPSGADAGPPSLLSDDLPAAAAEAAAVPGGACRSVFALDSPPLWGLESVCGRRPEMEDAAAVVPRFHRVPLWMVAGDGAAVDGLDRASFRLPAHFFAVYDGHGGAEVADYCRDRLHAALVEELRAAEDRVGGCDDLSSLDSKKQWEKAFVDCFCRVDAEVEAPDTAGTTAVAAVVCSSHIIVSNCGDSRAVLCRGKAPLPLSLDHKPNREDEYARIEALGGKVIQWNGYRVLGVLAMSRSIGDRYLKPYIIPVPEVTVVARAREDECLILASDGLWDVLSNEEVCDAARKRILLWHKKNATASSPIYRGGSGGDGGSPDPAAQAAAEYLSKLALQKGSKDNITVLVVDLKAHRKFRSKTDNNNR, from the exons ATGGACGCCCTAGGCGCCGCGCTGCCGCGGCTCGCcctcgccgacgccgacgccgggcCGGACGACGCGTGCGGGAGCCCCTGCTCCGTCGCCAGCGACTGCAGCAGCGTCGCCTCCGCCGACTTCGAGGGCCTCTTCTCCCCCTCCGGCGCCGACGCGGGCCCGCCCTCGCTCCTCTCCGACGACCTGCCCGCGGCGGCCGCCGAGGCCGCGGCGGTCCCCGGCGGCGCCTGCAGGAGCGTCTTCGCCCTCGACTCCCCGCCGCTCTGGGGGCTCGAGTCCGTCTGCGGCCGCCGCCCGGAGATGGaggacgccgccgccgtcgtcccgcGTTTCCACCGCGTCCCGCTCTGGATGGTcgccggcgacggcgcggcggTCGACGGCCTCGACCGCGCCTCCTTCCGCCTGCCCGCGCACTTCTTCGCCGTCTACGACGGCCACGGCGGCGCCGAGGTCGCCGACTACTGCCGTGACAGGCTCCACGCCGCGCTTGTTGAAGAGCTGCGCGCCGCAGAGGACCGCGTGGGCGGCTGCGACGACCTCAGCTCCCTGGACTCCAAGAAGCAGTGGGAGAAGGCGTTCGTGGACTGCTTCTGCCGCGTGGACGCCGAGGTGGAGGCGCCGGACACCGCGGGGACGACGGCGGTGGCCGCGGTCGTCTGCTCGTCCCACATCATCGTCTCCAACTGCGGGGACTCGCGGGCGGTGCTGTGCCGGGGCAAGGCGCCATTGCCACTGTCTCTGGACCATAAG CCCAACAGGGAAGACGAGTACGCGAGGATCGAGGCGCTAGGCGGCAAGGTCATCCAATGGAATGGCTATCGAGTTCTCGGTGttcttgccatgtcgcgctccatcG GGGACAGATACCTGAAACCGTACATAATCCCGGTCCCCGAGGTGACGGTCGTTGCCCGGGCGAGAGAGGACGAGTGCCTCATCCTCGCAAGCGATGGCCTCTGGGACGTGTTGTCGAATGAGGAGGTGTGCGACGCCGCTCGCAAGCGAATCCTACTGTGGCACAAGAAGAACGCTACCGCCTCCTCCCCCATCTATCGAGGAGGAAGCGGCGGTGACGGTGGCTCGCCGGATCCCGCCGCTCAGGCGGCCGCCGAGTACCTATCCAAGCTCGCCCTCCAGAAGGGGAGCAAGGACAACATCACCGTCCTCGTGGTCGACCTCAAGGCGCATAGGAAGTTCAGGAGCAAGACTGACAACAACAACAGATAG